The candidate division WOR-3 bacterium genomic interval CCGCAGGAACATACTTCTGCCGGCTGCAGGCAGCAAATGGTCCCCTTATCGCCAAGTTGGTGCTGGTAAGAAAAGATTAAACCTGAATGGATGAAAAGGAACTGGTCTTAAAGGCTAAAAAGGGGGATTTAGCCGCATTTGAGGAGTTAATCAAGCACCACCAAGAGGGGCTTTTTTCATTTATATATCGGATTGTCAATAACAGGGATGATGCTGAGGAGCTTGCCCAGGAGGCATGGGTCAGGGCATGGCAGGGGCTTCAGGGCTTCAAGGGTAAGAGCGGGTTCAAGACCTGGCTTTACCGCATCGGGATGAACCTCGCCTTAAATTTCAGAACCAGAAAAAAGCCGACCGAAGAACTGACCGAGTTGCTACCAGCACCAGAGGCAAACCAGCCTGAAGAGACCTTCAGGCAGAAACAACGGGAGGAAGTTGTCAAAGAGGCGCTTTTGCGGTTGCCGGTTGACCAGCGCACCGCCATTGTGCTATCTGTTTATGAGGAAATGAGTTACAAGGAGATTGCCGCGGTGATGAAAAGGTCGGTGCGCGCGGTTGATTCCCTTCTGGTGCGCGCCCGGGCAAACCTGAGGCAGTTTCTGGCATCGGCAAGAGAAAAGGGGAAGATATAAAAGACGCAGGAAAAAAGAGGGAAAGGGGTCTAATTTTATGAAGATGAAATGCGCCAAGGTTAAAAGAATGCTCTCAAGTTTCCTTGATGGTGAGTTGAAGGGTAAGGCTAAAC includes:
- a CDS encoding sigma-70 family RNA polymerase sigma factor; translated protein: MDEKELVLKAKKGDLAAFEELIKHHQEGLFSFIYRIVNNRDDAEELAQEAWVRAWQGLQGFKGKSGFKTWLYRIGMNLALNFRTRKKPTEELTELLPAPEANQPEETFRQKQREEVVKEALLRLPVDQRTAIVLSVYEEMSYKEIAAVMKRSVRAVDSLLVRARANLRQFLASAREKGKI